In Marinobacter szutsaonensis, the sequence AATACGATTTCGGAATAAAATCGTCGTTTTGATGCTGAATGCTTAAGGGGATCACCATTTTCGGGACACAAAAAACGGGGCTGAAAATTCAGTCCCGTTTCGTTTACGCCTGGTTAGATACTAACCAGATCAGGCAGTCCCGCGACGCTTGCGCGCCCACAGACCGGCCAGAGCCGCCAGTACCATGCTCGGCAGAACCGGATCGAAGGGAGAACCCGGCTTGCCTGCGGTGCAGCCGAAGATCGGGCCATCTCCATCAGAGGAGGCTGTCGGCTCTTCCGGCTGCACCGGTGTCTCCGGAATTACCGGCACCTCGACATCTGCTTCATTCAGCGCGGTAATGCGCATGGTGAAGGTACAGGATGTATCGACACCGTCACCGGTACAGGTAGGCCAGGACGCCGCGCTGGACACGTTGATCGCAGTATTAGTGTTGACGTTTGCCAAGTCCTCAATCGGCCCTTGCACATACCCCGGAACACGACGAAGCAGAGCGTCTGTATTCTCTGGCGGGGCACTAATGGCGATCATCTCGTCCAAAGTAAAGGTTTCGGGAACCGTGATCGTTTGGTCACCGATCGTTATCTGGGCGCCTATGTACCCGTTCGCAACCTCGTAAATCCCCTCTTCACCATCGACCGTAGGGTCCGGATCCGGATTCCAGGTTGCGAAGGTGAGGCTATCCCCCGTGTGCTCGACAGTCACGGGCGTAGTGTCCCAGGCCTCAAAATCCGCAACGGTATACGCTTCTCCTTCGATAAGAACGTTGAACGTTCCGCCGGTATAAAGACCATCAACACCACCAGCTGCTGAGGGTTCTAACGTCATTGCCGGGGTCGCATCTTCAAACGTCGCGATTATAGGTTGCACGTTTGCAGCAACTGTTGGGTCGAAAGTTACGGAATTCGGATCCCATGTTGAGGCCGAAATCGGGGGAGTGAGGGCGTCGTTGTCATCATCCACCAAAACCGTAGCGTTGAATACCTTTTCGTACGTTTGCCACTCTCCTGTCGCCGGGTCGGAGTAGGCCAACAGGATAGAGTCATTCGAAGGATTGCCATCGTGGTCAACAAACCAGCCCTGTGGCACTTCGCTCAGTGCCATCCAGTCTTCAAATTCATCAAAATATGGCTGCGGAGTCTGTCCGCTTGTCTGCATCACATCCTCTCCAGATAGCTGATCATCCGGAACGAATTCGGCA encodes:
- a CDS encoding choice-of-anchor F family protein — its product is METTKTNFVRKPLAAAVMCSAIGLSPAVFGATIDSVNDDNLQTVDGKTMVYTDTVGTASFGWIEPANDDGVIGLGIAVYQFLDPQPEDDFVGCIMAQSVEADPCNLGPDSGKRYKLKSTETNGPIDLVFNVSADDVTENSYRVYGKLSNLTDALNAAGGDLNGFRIETGFGIGNEFIASSAGDGLALGAPVGPDGRFPGGLFGGSRAEGLPFFSISTAEFVPDDQLSGEDVMQTSGQTPQPYFDEFEDWMALSEVPQGWFVDHDGNPSNDSILLAYSDPATGEWQTYEKVFNATVLVDDDNDALTPPISASTWDPNSVTFDPTVAANVQPIIATFEDATPAMTLEPSAAGGVDGLYTGGTFNVLIEGEAYTVADFEAWDTTPVTVEHTGDSLTFATWNPDPDPTVDGEEGIYEVANGYIGAQITIGDQTITVPETFTLDEMIAISAPPENTDALLRRVPGYVQGPIEDLANVNTNTAINVSSAASWPTCTGDGVDTSCTFTMRITALNEADVEVPVIPETPVQPEEPTASSDGDGPIFGCTAGKPGSPFDPVLPSMVLAALAGLWARKRRGTA